The proteins below are encoded in one region of Dasypus novemcinctus isolate mDasNov1 chromosome 13, mDasNov1.1.hap2, whole genome shotgun sequence:
- the DPT gene encoding dermatopontin: MDLTLLWALLPLVTVAWAQYGDYGYPYQQYPDYADDGWVNLNRQGFSYQCPQGQVVVAVRSIFSKKEGSDRQWNYACMPTPQSLGEPTECWWEEINRAGTEWYQTCSNNGLVAGFQSRYFESVLDREWQFYCCRYSKRCPYSCWLTTEYPGHYGEDIDMISYNYDHYMRGAATTFSAVERDRQWKFIMCRMTDYDCEFANV; this comes from the exons ATGGACCTCACTCTTCTGTGGGCACTTCTGCCACTGGTCACCGTGGCCTGGGCCCAGTACGGTGATTACGGGTACCCGTACCAGCAGTACCCTGACTATGCCGATGATGGGTGGGTGAATCTGAACCGGCAGGGCTTCAGCTACCAGTGTCCCCAGGGGCAGGTGGTGGTGGCCGTGAGGAGTATCTTCAGCAAGAAGGAGGGTTCTGACAGACAATGGAACTACGCCTGCATGCCCACGCCCCAGAGCCTCGGGGAGCCCACGGAGTGCTGGTGGGAGGAGATCAACAGGGCTGGAACGGAATG GTACCAAACATGCTCCAACAATGGACTGGTGGCTGGGTTCCAGAGCCGCTACTTCGAGTCAGTGCTGGATCGGGAATGGCAATTTTACTGCTGTCGCTACAGCAAGAGGTGCCCGTATTCCTGCTG GCTGACAACAGAATATCCAGGCCACTATGGTGAGGATATAGACATGATCTCCTACAATTACGATCACTATATGCGAGGAGCAGCGACCACTTTCTCTGCAGTGGAAAG GGATCGCCAGTGGAAGTTCATAATGTGCCGGATGACTGACTATGACTGTGAATTTGCAAATGTTTAA